In Dyadobacter sp. NIV53, a single window of DNA contains:
- a CDS encoding Gfo/Idh/MocA family oxidoreductase yields the protein MTTRRDFIKSAALASAGVAVGSNAFSASSYRRIVGANDRVRVGIIGFSDRFRSSLAPSFAEHSKDLNFEFMGVSDIWNRRRDEAESFIKGKGWSASEFVKARNNEELLGRKDVDAVIISTADFQHALHCVEAVKSGRDVYVEKPFAESLADGKLALKTVEGSKQIVQVGSQRRSAPNYHAANDFIKSGKFGDISMVEMTWNVNQPGRWRRKELVEQIRKEDTDWDRFLLNRPKVEWNPRFYLEFRLFYPYSSGLPGQWMSHQIDTVHWFSGLEAPRSVVANGGIYVWKDGRTNADTFSATFDYGPFDNPDKGFQVIYSARMHQAAGDVKEYYYSNGGMINLDTNKITSEGGLKEKDAAAMGMKANLLPETSLKTDDKVSTDANTGSDPMTSLHMRNWMECVRSRKEPNAPARAGFNHSVANIMSTQALHTGKKVTWDPKKSDIVLS from the coding sequence ATGACAACAAGAAGAGATTTTATAAAAAGTGCTGCCCTGGCTTCTGCAGGAGTTGCAGTTGGTAGTAATGCTTTTAGTGCATCCAGCTATCGCCGCATAGTAGGCGCTAATGACAGAGTTCGCGTTGGTATTATTGGTTTTTCAGATCGTTTCCGCAGTTCTCTGGCGCCAAGTTTTGCCGAACATTCCAAAGATCTGAACTTTGAATTTATGGGCGTTTCGGATATCTGGAACCGCCGTCGCGATGAGGCTGAAAGTTTTATCAAAGGCAAAGGCTGGTCGGCAAGTGAATTTGTGAAAGCACGGAATAATGAGGAACTGCTTGGACGCAAAGATGTGGACGCCGTGATAATCAGTACTGCTGATTTCCAGCATGCTTTACATTGTGTTGAAGCGGTAAAATCCGGTCGTGATGTGTATGTGGAAAAACCCTTTGCTGAATCATTGGCCGATGGAAAACTGGCACTGAAAACAGTGGAAGGTTCCAAGCAAATTGTACAGGTAGGTTCGCAACGCAGAAGTGCGCCAAACTATCATGCCGCCAATGACTTTATCAAATCGGGTAAGTTTGGTGATATTTCGATGGTTGAAATGACCTGGAATGTAAATCAGCCTGGCCGGTGGAGAAGAAAAGAACTGGTTGAGCAAATCAGAAAGGAAGATACCGACTGGGACCGCTTTTTGCTGAATCGCCCTAAGGTTGAATGGAACCCGCGTTTTTATTTAGAGTTCCGTTTGTTCTATCCGTATTCATCAGGTCTGCCGGGTCAATGGATGTCGCATCAGATTGATACGGTTCACTGGTTTTCAGGCTTGGAAGCGCCTCGCAGCGTAGTGGCAAACGGAGGTATTTACGTTTGGAAAGACGGCCGTACAAATGCTGATACATTCTCAGCTACGTTTGATTACGGCCCGTTTGATAATCCGGATAAAGGCTTCCAGGTGATTTATTCTGCTCGTATGCACCAGGCTGCTGGTGATGTGAAAGAATATTATTACTCGAATGGCGGTATGATAAATCTGGATACAAATAAGATTACTTCGGAAGGTGGATTGAAAGAAAAAGATGCGGCGGCAATGGGTATGAAAGCCAATTTGTTGCCGGAAACATCTCTGAAAACGGATGATAAAGTTTCTACGGACGCTAATACAGGTTCTGACCCGATGACATCACTTCACATGCGTAACTGGATGGAATGTGTACGGAGCCGTAAAGAACCTAATGCTCCTGCCCGTGCCGGTTTCAACCATTCGGTGGCAAACATTATGTCCACGCAGGCACTGCACACAGGTAAAAAGGTTACCTGGGATCCCAAGAAAAGTGATATTGTTCTAAGTTAA